One Methanobacterium bryantii genomic window carries:
- a CDS encoding S24/S26 family peptidase, translating to MKSKTAIIIGAIILIIAAASAATFLSGQSTDTTINSSNQQQSAPIVEPNEIGITVKTDGKNVTVQATSVPADVQVPSKMITEMKNKAYNDIQSYSSTSSSLKSDMQTIAKKYNFTANITLTSQFGTNQLPFLAIVSGTSMIPTLKDGQEVTALKTKNIKVGDIVISRHSTYGLIVKRVATIENGKVYLKSDNREISNYIKETTLSDGVVEISNITKTPLDTWRSIRDIVGVVKDY from the coding sequence TTGAAATCAAAAACAGCGATAATAATAGGGGCAATTATATTAATTATAGCTGCAGCTTCAGCAGCTACTTTTTTATCTGGACAATCGACCGATACCACCATAAATTCATCAAACCAGCAGCAATCAGCACCTATAGTAGAACCGAATGAAATAGGCATAACTGTAAAAACTGACGGGAAAAACGTGACAGTTCAGGCAACATCGGTTCCTGCAGACGTCCAGGTGCCATCTAAAATGATTACAGAAATGAAAAATAAAGCATACAATGACATTCAAAGCTATTCCAGTACTTCCAGCAGCTTAAAATCAGACATGCAAACTATTGCAAAGAAATATAATTTTACGGCAAATATTACCCTAACTTCACAATTTGGAACTAACCAACTGCCATTTTTAGCAATTGTAAGTGGAACTTCTATGATTCCAACTTTAAAAGATGGGCAGGAAGTTACAGCTCTCAAAACAAAAAATATCAAAGTAGGAGATATAGTAATATCAAGACACTCTACCTACGGCCTTATAGTAAAAAGAGTGGCCACCATAGAAAACGGTAAAGTTTATTTGAAAAGTGACAACAGGGAAATATCCAATTACATCAAAGAAACAACACTTTCTGATGGAGTAGTAGAAATTTCAAACATTACAAAGACACCACTTGATACATGGCGCTCCATACGTGACATAGTGGGAGTAGTGAAAGATTACTAA
- a CDS encoding rubredoxin: MKYQCIVCGYIYDPDRGDERSNIAPGTPFEDLPKGWKCPKCRAGKFLFKPLE; encoded by the coding sequence ATGAAATATCAATGTATTGTTTGTGGTTACATATACGATCCTGATAGGGGAGATGAACGTTCTAATATTGCGCCGGGTACACCGTTTGAGGATTTACCTAAAGGGTGGAAATGCCCTAAATGTCGAGCCGGAAAATTCCTGTTTAAGCCTTTAGAATGA
- a CDS encoding M24 family metallopeptidase, with amino-acid sequence MNKVPSTELEDRMTRFKAQMDISNPEWEIAAVFSKINQYYFTGTMQDGMLLIPRDGEATFWVRRSFERATYESLFPQIKSMKSFRDAAKSVDKLPDTVYLETETVPLALYGRFQKHFPFKDVKPADTSIAAVRAVKSEYELGLMRKAGEIHQRVLEDIVPEMLVEGMSEADLAAELFKIMVNEGYQGITRFGMFDTEMVLGHIGFGESSIYPSYFDGASGNYGMGPAVPLLGSRERKLKKGDLVYIDIGSGVEGYNTDKTMTYMFGSSLPQYAIDIHNKCVDIQNEISGMLKPGAIPSQIYNHIMNSLDDDFLQNFMGFGNRKVKFLGHGIGLLIDELPVIAERFDSPIQEGMAFAVEPKNGIKDIGMVGIENTFIVTAAGGKSITGNNPGLIPVF; translated from the coding sequence ATGAATAAAGTACCTTCAACTGAACTGGAAGACCGCATGACACGTTTTAAAGCACAGATGGATATATCCAACCCCGAATGGGAAATAGCCGCAGTTTTCAGTAAAATAAATCAATATTATTTTACAGGAACTATGCAGGATGGAATGCTGCTTATTCCAAGAGATGGTGAAGCCACATTCTGGGTACGGCGTAGCTTTGAAAGAGCGACTTATGAATCATTATTTCCACAGATAAAATCCATGAAAAGTTTTCGAGATGCTGCAAAAAGTGTAGATAAACTTCCAGACACAGTTTACCTTGAAACTGAAACAGTTCCATTGGCATTATATGGTCGGTTTCAAAAGCATTTTCCTTTTAAGGATGTTAAACCTGCAGATACCAGTATTGCTGCAGTAAGAGCGGTTAAAAGTGAATATGAACTGGGGTTAATGAGAAAAGCAGGTGAAATCCACCAGCGCGTGCTGGAGGATATAGTTCCAGAGATGCTGGTTGAGGGAATGAGCGAAGCAGATCTTGCAGCAGAGCTGTTTAAAATCATGGTAAATGAAGGATATCAAGGAATAACTCGTTTTGGCATGTTTGATACAGAGATGGTACTCGGCCATATTGGTTTTGGTGAAAGTTCGATTTACCCATCTTATTTTGATGGGGCCAGTGGAAATTACGGGATGGGTCCAGCAGTGCCTCTTCTTGGAAGCCGTGAGCGGAAGCTGAAGAAGGGAGATCTGGTATATATTGATATTGGATCAGGAGTAGAAGGCTACAATACAGATAAAACCATGACATACATGTTCGGCAGTTCTCTTCCCCAGTACGCCATAGATATCCACAACAAATGTGTAGATATACAAAATGAAATATCAGGAATGCTAAAACCTGGAGCAATTCCATCACAAATTTATAACCACATAATGAACAGTTTAGACGATGATTTTCTACAGAATTTCATGGGATTTGGTAACCGCAAAGTCAAGTTTTTAGGCCATGGAATTGGTTTACTAATCGATGAACTGCCAGTAATAGCAGAAAGATTTGATAGTCCCATTCAAGAAGGAATGGCCTTTGCAGTAGAACCCAAAAATGGAATTAAAGATATTGGAATGGTAGGGATTGAAAACACATTTATAGTAACTGCTGCAGGCGGTAAAAGCATCACTGGAAATAACCCTGGCTTAATTCCAGTATTTTAA
- a CDS encoding MFS transporter has protein sequence MNKSNYGWSILIFVSLALFIIGLDATFMNVAMTYLVKDLNTTLANIQSIIAIYALVMGCFVLFGGKLQDVIGRKKTFVVGAIIYGVGALIAAVSTNALMLLVGWSIIEGFGAALMLPATSSIITAHYAGSKRAFALGFSSTLYIAATAIGPLLGGYLTTFYSWRWGFALETILVVAILVLSYDIAESEITLKWSDLNLRGAFLVSSGILLFIVGVLQLNNPATWVNHYGTIINPIGFAFAMSMVLIGILFIVIFFYYQRKLIKQGKKPFIDVRILKNRSFTFGNLSRLILALILAGLFYIIPVYVQTRWGVNALVTGLILLPTSIGSAIFAISIGKLTKRIKAHYLVIIGFALSIIAILMLYYSFMYPASLDMMDLIPSLFILGMGLGLATPNITNIILSSVDDKQLGEASGIHNTFINVGSSIGTVAIGLIFFMALYFNVAATLPVEYSVYQNQQALNHDIYSWVGKTLSPDMSTIMDDPKLFALTFNSDSRGMQAAILASAVMLFIGLLLSLFIKPPPDIIEKEKVEK, from the coding sequence TTGAACAAGTCGAATTATGGGTGGTCAATTTTAATTTTTGTTTCTTTAGCATTGTTTATCATAGGTTTAGATGCTACATTTATGAACGTGGCAATGACATATCTTGTAAAAGATCTGAATACAACTCTTGCCAATATACAGTCTATAATAGCTATTTATGCTCTTGTAATGGGCTGCTTTGTGCTATTTGGAGGTAAATTGCAGGATGTTATCGGTAGAAAGAAGACTTTTGTAGTTGGAGCTATTATCTATGGTGTGGGGGCATTAATTGCAGCCGTAAGTACAAATGCACTTATGCTGCTGGTGGGCTGGTCTATAATAGAAGGTTTTGGTGCGGCTTTAATGCTGCCGGCAACATCGTCCATAATCACAGCTCATTACGCTGGGTCTAAACGAGCTTTTGCACTGGGATTTTCATCTACATTATATATAGCTGCGACAGCAATAGGGCCACTACTAGGAGGTTACCTTACAACATTCTATTCTTGGAGATGGGGATTTGCATTAGAAACTATACTGGTAGTTGCTATACTTGTCTTGTCCTATGACATTGCAGAGTCTGAAATAACATTGAAATGGTCCGATTTAAATCTTAGAGGAGCTTTTCTTGTTTCATCAGGGATTTTATTATTTATAGTAGGTGTACTGCAGTTGAACAATCCTGCTACGTGGGTTAACCACTATGGGACCATTATAAATCCCATCGGGTTTGCATTTGCAATGTCAATGGTCCTGATCGGTATTCTATTCATAGTGATCTTCTTTTATTATCAAAGAAAGTTAATTAAACAGGGTAAAAAACCATTTATAGACGTGCGTATCTTAAAAAACCGTTCATTTACATTTGGTAACTTATCCAGATTAATCCTGGCCTTAATTTTAGCTGGATTGTTTTACATCATACCTGTATATGTACAGACAAGGTGGGGGGTCAATGCTCTGGTAACAGGTTTAATTTTGTTACCTACTTCTATTGGGAGTGCAATATTTGCAATAAGTATTGGTAAACTTACAAAACGTATCAAAGCCCATTATCTTGTTATTATAGGGTTTGCTTTGTCTATCATTGCTATTTTGATGTTATATTATTCATTTATGTATCCTGCAAGTTTGGATATGATGGATCTTATTCCGAGCTTATTTATACTGGGAATGGGCTTAGGATTAGCTACTCCTAATATTACCAATATTATTCTTTCCAGTGTGGATGATAAACAGCTTGGAGAGGCTTCAGGAATACATAACACTTTCATAAATGTTGGATCTTCAATTGGAACTGTTGCTATTGGATTAATTTTCTTTATGGCATTGTACTTTAATGTTGCAGCTACACTTCCAGTTGAATATTCAGTATATCAAAATCAGCAGGCTTTAAATCATGATATTTATTCATGGGTGGGAAAAACTTTAAGTCCAGATATGTCGACTATTATGGATGACCCTAAACTTTTTGCCCTTACATTTAATTCTGATAGTCGTGGGATGCAGGCTGCAATTTTAGCCTCTGCTGTCATGCTGTTTATTGGGCTGTTATTGTCTTTATTCATCAAACCGCCGCCGGATATTATAGAAAAAGAAAAGGTTGAAAAGTAG
- a CDS encoding pseudomurein-binding repeat-containing protein, whose product MTSEKMGGSIMKRLSLLLVLIITCGALFNVNTIYATTENSQIPPNCDDTNLVLNNTTDAQSNVTIQNTTGSTQKNVTEPVNNTTVTNQSMTQNPTSSSQNSGLTLKSFSVTSVKNSTDTTGAKYKNISAIWLNAEYAANLNITKIKNTGITDIFVKCNIYSSTYQNTLKNIVSMFKNSGVRINAWVTCFLDANSKWINPAGTTYTYTVKVTKKVPVKTHYKYWYKSWYKYRGHWYYKWKYVWKTKTTYKNVTTTQKKTGLNTTYNTKVLNATTNMVKNCGIDGINLDYLRYPGTAYKYTNSSQIITSFVKSIYNSVKSINSSVAVSADLMPEGKMNAYYYGQNYTQLAKYLDFMVPLVYKGNFGYNSSTGTSSGGKNGTSWIGSSIAYIVSQSNGTPVVAGLQAYRSANNQTAIPVNELQNDINSAVKNGASGYALFRYGKITEAFFKNSAPITFTSEQIQNAAASLRAYIETNSKLPAYVTIGTTQVSIEDLLNLMVTNVLQLNNGSKTHLTFKNISSPDNPTGDLVTGSITKTEYLNIAQRIKSFIDANNAAPNYASSSLGNIQYESLVYMYSKILDFYSITSGLPNYVDVKAWTALTPVIEARPVYITSDNIINTVTDTNRINTIINALEALGLTAVNWGLGPNSHYSVLQNSTVPANALIVDIYGGACAGTIYEMGQNYYKVLVGAKKVFSVWLAPYATDITNLAWLPRSKDDDFDPPSFTGLANPDQYLLNNGYEYIYSGDLSAIINRIYQEATEPIE is encoded by the coding sequence ATGACATCTGAAAAAATGGGAGGCAGTATAATGAAGCGACTTTCGTTGCTTTTAGTGCTCATTATTACATGCGGAGCACTCTTTAATGTAAATACCATATACGCCACCACAGAAAATTCACAGATACCACCTAACTGCGATGACACAAACCTTGTTCTTAACAACACAACAGATGCACAATCTAACGTGACGATTCAAAATACAACAGGATCTACACAAAAAAATGTAACAGAACCTGTTAATAACACTACAGTAACAAACCAATCAATGACTCAAAATCCAACAAGTTCCAGCCAAAACAGCGGATTAACTCTTAAAAGCTTTAGCGTGACAAGCGTCAAAAATTCTACAGACACCACAGGAGCTAAATATAAAAATATTAGCGCAATTTGGCTAAACGCTGAATACGCAGCTAATTTAAATATAACTAAAATTAAAAACACCGGAATTACAGATATATTCGTTAAATGTAATATTTATTCCAGCACTTACCAGAACACCCTGAAAAATATTGTATCCATGTTCAAAAACAGTGGAGTACGGATAAATGCATGGGTAACATGCTTTTTAGATGCAAACAGTAAATGGATCAACCCTGCAGGGACAACTTACACATACACTGTAAAAGTGACCAAAAAAGTTCCAGTAAAGACTCATTATAAATACTGGTACAAATCATGGTACAAATACAGGGGGCACTGGTACTACAAATGGAAATATGTCTGGAAAACCAAAACAACGTATAAAAATGTCACAACCACCCAAAAGAAAACAGGCTTAAATACCACTTATAATACCAAGGTTCTAAATGCCACCACTAACATGGTTAAAAACTGTGGAATAGATGGTATCAACCTTGATTACTTACGTTATCCCGGAACAGCTTACAAGTACACGAACAGCTCGCAGATCATTACCTCTTTCGTTAAGAGTATTTACAATTCAGTAAAATCAATTAATTCATCAGTAGCAGTTTCAGCAGATTTAATGCCTGAGGGGAAAATGAATGCATATTACTATGGACAGAATTACACTCAACTTGCAAAATATCTTGATTTCATGGTTCCACTGGTTTATAAAGGTAATTTCGGATACAACAGTTCAACAGGCACCAGCAGCGGCGGTAAAAATGGTACCAGCTGGATAGGTAGTTCGATAGCATATATAGTCAGTCAGTCCAATGGAACTCCAGTTGTAGCTGGCCTTCAAGCTTACCGTTCAGCAAACAACCAAACTGCAATACCTGTAAATGAATTGCAAAACGATATAAACTCAGCTGTAAAAAATGGCGCATCTGGATATGCATTATTCAGATACGGTAAGATAACAGAGGCTTTCTTCAAAAATTCAGCTCCAATTACCTTCACTTCAGAGCAGATTCAAAATGCTGCAGCAAGTCTCAGAGCATATATAGAGACTAACAGCAAACTTCCAGCCTATGTGACAATTGGTACAACCCAAGTTTCGATTGAAGATCTATTGAACTTGATGGTTACAAACGTCCTACAGCTAAACAATGGAAGTAAAACGCATTTAACATTTAAAAACATAAGTTCACCAGATAATCCAACAGGTGACCTTGTAACAGGGTCAATAACAAAAACAGAATATCTAAACATCGCACAGAGAATTAAATCATTTATAGATGCAAACAACGCCGCACCAAACTATGCATCAAGTTCCCTTGGAAATATTCAGTATGAATCACTTGTTTACATGTACTCGAAGATACTGGATTTCTACAGTATCACCAGTGGACTACCAAATTATGTTGATGTAAAGGCATGGACAGCCCTTACTCCAGTTATAGAAGCAAGACCCGTGTATATAACCAGTGATAACATCATAAACACAGTAACTGATACTAACCGGATAAATACAATCATCAATGCTTTAGAAGCATTAGGATTAACTGCAGTAAACTGGGGATTAGGTCCAAACAGCCATTACAGCGTGCTTCAAAATAGTACCGTCCCTGCAAATGCACTAATAGTAGACATATACGGAGGAGCATGTGCAGGTACCATATATGAAATGGGACAGAATTATTATAAAGTATTAGTCGGAGCTAAAAAAGTATTCAGTGTCTGGTTGGCACCATACGCTACAGATATAACTAATTTAGCATGGCTGCCCAGGTCAAAAGACGATGATTTTGACCCCCCAAGCTTTACAGGGTTAGCAAATCCAGATCAGTATCTATTGAATAATGGATATGAGTACATCTATTCCGGAGATTTAAGTGCCATAATAAACCGAATATACCAGGAAGCAACAGAACCTATTGAGTAA
- a CDS encoding S1 family peptidase codes for MKLLKNTLTLILILLAVFVTYETFFIDNNPLNYFSSKSASSTVYVENGVSGIVTITDPSLNKTVWFNISFYPLETGSGVIVSKNGYIITAFHVIGDPESNTINVLKTMSDDDIKTYVEQAAVSTYLSNYNPQLGAELSGNDMISQSNLSANTRATTDLLIQNNLISAKYYKQVIKVKFPSSTGIKPLNAQLVDVGNSGSDNDVALLKVNPAGSNLPALKISSHDPKNGENIRIYGYPADSNVTQSQLSVNPSTTTGSLISGVRNSHDILYYKTNASTFPGYSGGPVLNSKNEVIGILIYGVQSKGSFVQQIKSRYGLFLSSNYIIQICRENEVPIDIT; via the coding sequence GTGAAGCTGTTGAAAAATACATTAACCTTAATACTTATCTTGCTGGCAGTATTTGTAACTTATGAAACATTTTTTATAGATAATAATCCTTTAAATTACTTTTCTTCTAAATCAGCCAGTTCAACAGTTTATGTTGAAAATGGAGTTTCCGGCATAGTAACTATAACTGATCCATCACTTAACAAAACAGTATGGTTTAATATTAGTTTTTATCCCTTAGAAACTGGTTCCGGAGTTATTGTAAGTAAAAATGGATATATCATAACTGCATTTCATGTTATAGGTGATCCCGAGTCTAATACTATCAATGTACTTAAAACAATGAGTGATGATGACATCAAGACATATGTGGAGCAGGCAGCAGTATCTACCTATTTATCAAATTATAACCCCCAGTTAGGCGCAGAATTATCTGGAAATGATATGATCAGTCAAAGTAATTTAAGCGCCAATACACGTGCAACTACAGATCTGTTGATTCAAAACAATTTAATTAGTGCAAAATACTATAAGCAGGTCATTAAAGTTAAATTTCCATCTTCTACAGGAATTAAACCACTAAATGCGCAGCTGGTTGATGTTGGAAATTCAGGCAGCGATAATGATGTTGCCCTCCTGAAAGTTAACCCCGCAGGCAGCAATTTACCTGCATTAAAAATCAGTTCCCATGATCCAAAGAATGGAGAAAACATCCGCATATACGGTTATCCTGCAGACAGCAATGTGACACAATCCCAGTTATCAGTAAACCCCTCCACAACCACAGGCAGCCTCATATCAGGAGTACGTAATTCACACGATATACTTTACTACAAAACAAATGCATCTACGTTCCCTGGCTATAGCGGAGGTCCGGTTTTAAATAGTAAAAATGAAGTAATAGGTATTTTAATATATGGAGTGCAGTCAAAGGGAAGTTTTGTACAACAAATAAAATCAAGATATGGCTTATTTTTATCCTCAAACTACATAATACAGATATGTAGAGAAAACGAAGTTCCCATAGACATCACATAA
- a CDS encoding HEAT repeat domain-containing protein, which produces MSSISDLEKMRDKKDVNGLINALNDNDKRIREKTAYLLGDIDAKEAVEPLINLLNDEYWPIRKAAVVSLGTIEDKNAVEPLISVLKDEHWHVRETAVWALGAIGDRRAVEPIINALNDGSLNVKCEVVDALGNLGDDRALEPLKEILKENDYILRSCAVLSLGKIGDTSVEYLISSIEDESYLVRVNAVNALGTIGDKKALPYLKGALESSNGESHEFESALKRAINKITSK; this is translated from the coding sequence ATGAGTTCTATCTCAGATCTGGAAAAAATGAGGGATAAAAAGGATGTAAATGGCCTCATAAATGCATTAAATGATAATGACAAACGAATTCGAGAAAAAACAGCATATCTTCTTGGAGATATAGATGCAAAGGAAGCAGTTGAACCTTTAATTAATCTCTTGAACGATGAGTACTGGCCTATTCGTAAAGCTGCAGTTGTATCTCTGGGCACGATTGAGGATAAAAATGCTGTTGAACCTTTAATCAGTGTTTTAAAGGATGAACACTGGCATGTTCGTGAAACTGCAGTATGGGCTCTCGGTGCAATTGGTGACAGGCGGGCAGTTGAACCAATCATTAATGCATTAAATGATGGGTCTTTAAATGTTAAATGTGAAGTGGTGGATGCACTTGGAAATTTGGGTGATGATCGCGCTCTTGAACCGTTAAAAGAAATTTTAAAAGAAAATGATTACATTTTAAGATCCTGTGCTGTGCTGTCATTGGGTAAAATTGGTGATACATCTGTGGAGTACCTGATTAGTTCCATTGAAGATGAAAGTTATCTTGTCAGGGTAAATGCGGTAAATGCCCTTGGAACTATAGGAGATAAAAAAGCACTTCCATATCTTAAAGGAGCTTTAGAATCTTCAAATGGAGAATCTCATGAATTTGAATCTGCTTTGAAAAGAGCAATAAATAAAATCACTTCAAAGTGA
- the nucS gene encoding endonuclease NucS has protein sequence MIIKLDENPGTEEVFDFINEAISKRAFIIIVACCRIKYRGRATSRLGSGDRTIIIKTDGSFLVHQDYNLEPVNWQPPNCKFKTRMENGRVYLCGVRRNPPESLEVEICKTHMISYHIGKDIKKLELAGYEEDMRAMIMESPELIEKGFRPTSKEYPVSTGFIDILGKDKNGSLMVLELKSRQAGINAVKQLKKYFEDFTDHKDFVRGLLVAPSITEDAQELLEKYQLEFKALEPPKELKSAKSVTLDFFNK, from the coding sequence ATGATAATTAAGTTAGATGAAAATCCGGGGACAGAGGAAGTCTTTGATTTTATAAACGAAGCAATTTCTAAAAGGGCATTTATAATAATAGTGGCCTGCTGCAGGATAAAATACAGGGGCAGGGCTACAAGCAGGTTAGGATCTGGAGACAGGACAATAATTATCAAAACTGATGGTTCATTTTTAGTCCATCAAGATTATAATCTGGAACCTGTTAACTGGCAGCCCCCTAACTGTAAATTCAAGACAAGAATGGAAAACGGCAGAGTTTACCTCTGTGGGGTAAGGAGAAATCCACCTGAGTCTCTTGAAGTTGAGATATGTAAAACACATATGATATCGTATCATATTGGTAAAGACATTAAAAAGCTTGAACTGGCAGGTTACGAAGAAGATATGCGTGCCATGATAATGGAAAGCCCAGAACTTATTGAAAAAGGATTCAGGCCCACTTCTAAGGAATATCCGGTATCTACTGGGTTTATAGATATATTGGGTAAGGATAAAAACGGCAGTTTAATGGTATTGGAACTTAAAAGCAGGCAGGCAGGTATCAATGCGGTTAAGCAGTTAAAAAAATATTTTGAAGACTTCACGGACCATAAAGATTTTGTTAGAGGTCTTTTGGTAGCTCCATCTATAACTGAAGACGCTCAGGAACTTCTTGAAAAGTATCAACTTGAATTTAAGGCACTTGAACCGCCTAAGGAACTTAAAAGTGCCAAAAGTGTCACGCTGGACTTTTTCAACAAGTAA
- a CDS encoding TetR/AcrR family transcriptional regulator yields the protein MKKTDTRDRIVEAATVLFQLKGYHATGLNEILRESNAPKGSLYYYFPDGKEQLALEAVNLTKEFVEKTIKERLAKIQDPAESIKNSIEEMADLVYAQKDEKLALRSTKKVSINLIALETAATSETLRKACESAFNVWQDAYTQKLIEGGFNREKAETLGLVIQSMVEGAIIMSLTKKSDKPFIEIAKQIPILLAQ from the coding sequence ATGAAAAAAACTGATACAAGAGATCGAATAGTGGAAGCTGCAACAGTTCTTTTTCAGCTTAAAGGATATCATGCTACTGGATTAAATGAGATATTAAGGGAGAGTAATGCTCCTAAAGGTTCTTTATACTATTATTTTCCTGATGGGAAGGAACAACTAGCACTTGAAGCTGTAAATTTAACAAAAGAATTTGTCGAAAAAACAATAAAAGAAAGGCTTGCAAAAATCCAGGATCCTGCAGAATCCATTAAAAATTCCATCGAAGAAATGGCAGATCTGGTATATGCTCAAAAAGATGAAAAATTAGCACTTAGGAGCACTAAAAAAGTTTCGATCAACCTTATTGCGCTGGAAACAGCTGCAACCAGCGAAACTTTAAGAAAAGCGTGTGAATCTGCTTTTAATGTATGGCAAGATGCTTATACTCAGAAGTTAATAGAAGGGGGTTTCAACAGAGAAAAAGCAGAAACCCTTGGACTGGTTATTCAGTCAATGGTGGAAGGGGCAATAATCATGTCTTTAACGAAAAAGAGTGATAAGCCTTTCATTGAAATTGCAAAGCAGATTCCTATTCTACTGGCTCAATAA
- a CDS encoding DHA2 family efflux MFS transporter permease subunit yields the protein MVLNTDEDYPQMGLNSNENKFSVNKNNTKKILFVLLLGGFMSMLSETALSIVFPHIMLQYNISAGTVQWLTTIYVLVSGIVFLISAFLIERFSTRKLFMSSMVFLIIGTIVSGISSNFPVLFTGRVIQAVGTGILVPLIFNTILILIPRQKQGLVMGLVSLVILSAPMFAPVFMGFLMGFMDWHWFFLLVLVFFIATSVLGISFLRNVTEVTRPKLDILSVILAAVGFGGIIMGFSGLGDYGLSLNVIMPLIIGIFSLILFAARQLTMEHPLLDLHVFKYPFFTIGIIINVINVMVVFAIVIILPMYLQNGLGTTSFVASLVMLPGNILNCLLPLLAGHIYDRHGPRVIVSSGLAVMCISMIFLSNLSVSTTLAAVLIINCGLYIGSALLMSPNQTNTLGNLDSKHYASGSAIMTSLQQMGGAIGSSLFVSFMSFGQHSYLQNIINPDPAQQISALISGVNFSFLIGAIILAFVFVLSLFLKKEAHA from the coding sequence ATGGTTTTAAATACAGATGAAGATTATCCACAAATGGGTTTAAATTCAAACGAAAATAAGTTTTCAGTTAACAAAAATAACACTAAAAAAATTTTATTTGTACTTTTACTTGGCGGATTCATGTCGATGTTAAGTGAAACCGCGTTGAGCATCGTATTTCCTCATATAATGTTGCAGTATAATATTTCAGCGGGGACAGTACAGTGGTTGACCACTATTTATGTTCTTGTTTCAGGTATTGTATTCCTTATCAGTGCGTTTCTTATTGAGCGGTTTTCAACAAGAAAACTGTTCATGTCTTCAATGGTATTTTTAATTATAGGAACGATTGTGTCAGGTATTTCATCAAATTTTCCGGTTTTATTTACTGGACGTGTAATCCAGGCAGTTGGAACAGGTATTCTTGTACCTCTAATATTTAACACAATACTAATATTAATACCCAGACAGAAACAGGGATTGGTCATGGGACTTGTATCTCTTGTAATCCTTTCTGCACCAATGTTTGCACCAGTATTTATGGGATTTCTTATGGGCTTTATGGACTGGCACTGGTTCTTTTTGCTGGTTTTAGTCTTTTTCATAGCCACATCAGTTTTAGGCATTTCTTTTTTAAGGAATGTCACTGAAGTAACACGCCCTAAACTTGATATTTTATCTGTTATTCTGGCTGCTGTGGGATTTGGTGGAATTATAATGGGATTCAGCGGTTTAGGAGACTATGGATTAAGTTTGAATGTTATAATGCCTCTAATTATAGGCATATTTAGCCTTATATTATTTGCAGCACGCCAGTTAACCATGGAACACCCTTTACTGGACCTTCATGTTTTTAAATATCCCTTTTTCACAATAGGGATAATAATTAATGTAATTAATGTGATGGTCGTTTTTGCAATAGTGATTATACTTCCAATGTACCTGCAGAATGGACTTGGAACTACTTCTTTTGTTGCTAGTCTTGTAATGCTGCCTGGAAATATTTTAAACTGTTTACTGCCTCTTCTTGCAGGCCATATATATGACAGACATGGGCCAAGGGTTATCGTTAGCTCAGGTCTTGCTGTTATGTGCATTTCCATGATATTTTTATCGAACCTTTCTGTTTCAACCACCCTTGCTGCCGTGTTAATTATAAACTGCGGCCTGTATATAGGATCAGCCCTTTTAATGTCTCCAAACCAGACAAATACTCTGGGAAATTTGGATTCTAAACATTACGCTTCAGGTTCTGCCATAATGACTTCCCTGCAGCAGATGGGGGGTGCAATTGGTTCATCTCTATTTGTAAGCTTTATGTCATTTGGACAGCACAGCTACCTTCAAAATATCATTAATCCAGATCCAGCACAGCAGATATCTGCATTAATATCTGGTGTAAACTTTTCATTTCTAATAGGGGCAATAATACTTGCGTTTGTATTTGTGCTTTCCCTTTTTTTAAAGAAGGAAGCACATGCTTAA